Below is a genomic region from Roseovarius arcticus.
GCTCCAACGGTCCTTGTGGCTGCATTGCTTGGCGGGCTCGCGCCGGACGTTCCCATGTTCGTGATGGTGTTTTGGAGCACGCGGCTTTTAGGGATTCCCGAGCATGAGGTGTTCGGGCAGCTCTACTTTTCAGATGTCTGGCAAGCCATCTTCGCCATTGATCACGGGTTCTTCGTCTGGGGTAGTCTGTTCGGTCTTGCGGTCTGGCGCGGATCAATCCTATTGCGCGCCTTCGCAGGCTCAGGAGTGCTGCACGCCTTCGCGGATTTTCTGACTCATCACGATGACGCGCGCCGCCAGTTCTGGCCACTCACGGATTGGGTATTCCGAAGCCCAATTAGCTATTGGGACACAAGGTACTACGGCAGCATTTTTACGATGTTCGAGTTCGGTTTGGTGCTTGTACTCACCTGTTTCCTGCTGTGGCGGCTCCGTAGTCCCCTAGAACGCATCTTGGTGCTGGCAGTTTCAGCGCCGGTTATTCTGTCAGTTCTTCTGACGGGGACCTTTCACGGACTTCACGGCATGGGCTGAGATGAGAAGTCAACCTAGATGGCGACGCAGAAGCTGCGTGTCGATCGCGACTGATGGTCGACAACGACATGAACAGCATCTGCGTTTTGATGCCTAGGTGTTTCGACCCTCAGGACTAAATCAAGTTACTCACAACTGCAACTAGCCAATGGGCAAGAGCGTAGCGGCATCGAAGTTTCAGGGATCAACCCCGCCAACGGCGTCACCGCCCGCGTAAGGATGCCTGCGATCTACATCGCGACGGCACTGGTTCTACCTAGCATTTCGATTTGCTCTCCGGGCGGATCGAAATACTTCCACCCCATAACCCGCGCAGAGTAGAACAGTGACGCGATAGTATTAGCGGTTGCGGCCAGCGCCAACCAAACGAAACCGCCTTCTATCGTCGCCATGAACAGAGTGATCTTGCCGACAAAACCGATCAATAGCGGGATGTCTGTCTGCGACAGCAACGCCAATACCTGAATTGGGGCCGCTGCAGGCTGGCGTCGGGCCATACCCGCATAATTTTCAATTTTGGTGCAGCCGCGCAGATGCACCACACCGGAAAACGCGGCAACATTGCCGATGGCATGGGACAGCAGAGGAGTCAGAAGCGCCATGACTGCATCGTCACTTTGCCCAACGAGAGCAACGGCCGTCAAGACATAGCCTGCTTGGACCACGGGAGACCATCCGACCAGCCGTCGCAGATCATGCTGCCAAAGAGCGACCTAGATATCGCTAAGCTGCGGTCCGACATGGAGGCATCCGATATCCAGAATCATATCGACGAATCAATGCTGCTACCACAGGCTTTGGGTTTCAATGGCACGCCATTACTTGTCGCTCGGCGACAACCTCATCCCCGGCTTCATTGAGCAAAATCAGCTGGAGACGCTGATCGATCAAGCTCGCAACAGCGAATAAGCGAGTGCGAAACTGGCAACACTGAACTGGCGCCCGAATGTCCGGGCGCTGGTCTCGTTTCAGATCGACGCGACTGTCGTGACGTCATACCCGGCACTCCGGATCGCCTCGGTCAGGGCGCGCGCGTTCAGAATACTTTCGACGTCGACTTTACGCGCGTCGGTATCGCAGGTCACTTTTGCGGTCGGGTCTATCGCCTTGATTGCCTTTTCAATCGCCGCTGTGCAGTGCCCGCAGCTCATCTCGGGAACATCGAATCTGGTCATGGGGGCTCTCCTTTACATTGTCTAACAGATGGGGCGTTCCCGCACAGGAAGGTCAAGGAGGTGAAGGTTATGGATTGAAGAAATTAGATAATCCTCTGATCCGAGGCGATCATCAGCAGATTGAAAAACAATGCTCATTCCTGGCCGTCAATGTCTTGGATAATTGTTCTGCAACTGCTAGCTTTGGGTTTTTCGAAACCAATTTTTCCACCATCCATGATAACAAAGCTGACCAGAACCGCATTCCTAAGCCCAGCACCAGAGCGGCTGTTTTCCGGAGTGAAGTCATTCATGCCGCAGAAATTATCCCGTATCGATAGTTACAATGGTTGTCTCGGTTTTCGGGAAACAATCCCGATAGCACAGCGCGACATTGGTTCCACGGAACAGTCGAACAAGGTCAAATGAGGTAATTGTACCTTCCACTGCGAACTAAGGCTGTTCAGACAAGAGTTCCGTTTTCCAGGCTCTTATTATTTGAGCGATGTTATTAATGCCTATCCAAGTATTCTCCTTGGCAGATCGTTGTGGATCGCCGTTGCGGCCAAGGCGGCCTGGCCCATCGCACTTGCGATTTGATCAAGCCCGTCTGTAACATCCCCAATAGCGTAAACCCTTTCAATGCTGGTCTTCTGCTTGGCGTCACTGACAACGCAACGGTCTTCACTAAGATGGACGCCAAGCCTGTCCGCGAGATCTGAACATGCTGTCGTCCCCAACGCGACATAGAGCGTGTCAAAGTGCCGTGTCTCGCCACCTTCAAGCGTGACGATGACATGCGCGTCTGACAACGCCAAACTTTTCATTGGTGACTCCAGAACGCCTATACCGTCCTTTGCCTTGGCCCGAGAGCCGTCAGGCGGGACCAACGTAACCGTTGGGGAATAGTCGCGAAGGAAGCGCGCCTCGGCAAATCCATGCGCACCATTGCCGAGGACGGCGACACGCTTGCCACGGATCTCATAAGCATCGCAGACGGGGCAATAGCGGATCAACCCTCGCTTTAAACCCTGATCGTGGCTGCTGCTCGACAGCGGCGGGCGACGGTTAACGACTCCGGAGGCGAAGATGATATTATGCGCGACCTCGACCCGGTAATCGGTCGTGACGTGGAACACATCGTCTTTCTTTTCAACCGTGCTGACCGTCTCAGTTATAATCTCGGCACCATAGAGTTCGGCATGAGACCGCATCCGATCAAGCAGAGCACGACCTGAAATTCCGTCTGGGAAGGGCGACAGATTGTGCGTTTCCGGGATCATCCGAGCCCGTCCTTCCTCTGCGTCAAAAACCATGACGCTGCGGAGGAATCGAGCAAGATAAAGCGCGGTGGTTAGTCCCGCAGGGCCGCCACCCACGATGATGCAGTCTTTCATGTTCGGCTTTCTACTTTAATGGGCTCTTTCTGCAGTGCGAACTCGGCCAAGCCCACGAACGCTTCAATGAAAATCTCTGATCCATATCATCAATCAAACGTTTCTGCATGCCGCTGGCGCCCCTCTTCTCAAAGCCTTTTTGGTACGGCAAAAAACCGCCCGACCCCCCCCCCCCCATCTACAAAGCGTTACAAAATAATTCACGGCTAAGCCATGCAAGCTCAATGTGAGATGCCTATGTCAAACGCATGACAGTTGAAAAGGAGATCCCCATGTCACAACGCTTCATTCTCACCCTCTCGTTAGCTGCCGCAACGGCACTCGGCGGTGCGGCCTATGCGCAAAATAGCCACGGCCACGGCGCGAAAGCAAAGCCCGCTGATGGCGGTATGATGATGCAGGGCGGCGGTTCCGGTATGATGGGCGATATGTCCGGCATGATGCAGAAGATGCACCAGATGCATGGCGACAAGATGGGCGGAATGGGGTCTGGTATGATGGGCGGCGCGATGATGCAGATGCTTGATGCCGACGGCGACGGCAACGTGACACTCGAGGAAATGCGCGAGCAGATGCAGGCCAAGCTGACCGAGTATGACAGCGATGGCGACGGTACATTGTCGATTGCCGAGTTCGAGACGCTGCATAGTGCGATGATCCGCGAGAAAATGGTGGACAAGTTCCAGCATCTTGACGCGGACGGCGACGGCGCCATCACCAGCGACGAAATGACCGCGCCAGCCAAGAAAATGGAGCGGATGCAGAAGATGCATTCCGGCATGATGGGGCAGATGCAAGGTCAGCCCGGCGATGGTCAAGGCATGGGGTCTGAAATGAACAATGCGGACGATTCCGGCGATAATTAAGGAGTGCGGCGTCAGCCCACGGCTGACGTGACGCCACCTCTTCGCGAATAGGAATAGGAGGTCGACATGATGGGTTTCGGAATGGGGTGGCTTCTGGATGCTGCTCATCATCATCTTGGTCGTGCTGGGGGTCTTGGCGCTGGCCAAATACCTGTTCAAATAATTGAAAGGAAATCGAATTGGGTTATACCTATGACCGCATCCTAGAAGATATTGGCATCGATGACGCCGAACTACGCATCCGTGATGCGTTGGCCGAAAATGGCTTCGGGATTCTGACCGAGTTCGATGTCAAAGCAACGATGAAAAAGAAGATTGGCGCGGAGATGGAGCCTTACCGCATCCTTGGGGCCTGCAACCCAGAAATGGCGCATAAGGCGATCAGAATAGAGCCGCGAGTGGGTGCGATGCTGCCCTGCAATGTGATTCTGCGCGAAGTGCCCGGCGGTACCGAGATCAGTGCCATCGATCCCGTGGCATCCATGCAGGCCATCGACAATGACCAGCTGCACAAGGTCGCAGGCGAGGTGCGGGACATGATGCGTGCCGCTGTGGACGCCGCCTTACAAAAACATCTCTCGGCAACGCCTATTCCCTCCGATGACCGAATTCATCAGGGTTGGAGGTAATTGAACACGAAACCGGGCGGACGACGGAGATGTCGCAGCATGACAGATGATGGAGTTCAGACCCCCGCGCCTGTCCAGAAGGCTGGTGCAAGCTCCGTCGGCTTGGGCCTGTTCATTCCCCTTTTGCCCGTCCACCTGTCGGTGCTTAAAGACGCCTCTGTGGCGATTGCCGCACTTACGTTTGCATTGATCGGTGGTGCCTATATCGGCTTTGGCGCTTGCCGGACTGCTCTGAAACCTGCTTGGCTTACTGCTGGGGTTCGCGGCCCCTGCCGTCTGGCTATTTCTGCGGTACGACGCGGCATTAGCCACGACTATTCCGAAGCTATCATTGCCGTTCTGCGCCGTTTTCGATTCGCCTACAGTTTCACTTCCCGTCGCTATCTTTCTGTCGTAAGTTGTGTTCAATGACGCGCAGGCTCTCGATGGGAACGACCACAAAAGTGGTCCTTGTAGCTGTCATCGTCCTCACTGCCGTGTCCTTGTTCTTCGGCCCCCTGTCCCATCTTGCCGAGAACCTTGATGGCGAGCGCATATCCGACTGGGTAAACGCCGCGGGCGCGTGGGGCCCAATCCTCATCATTGCCTTGATGACCGTCGCGATTGTCGCGACGCCCATTCCAAGTGCGCCGATCGCTCTGGCCGCCGGTGCCGCATACGGTCATACCTTGGGAACTGTCTATATCGTCATCGGTGCGGAACTCGGCGCATTGGTCGCCTTCTGGCTGGCAAGGTTTCTGGGGCGTGACGTACTGACCCGGTGGTTGGGCGATAAGGTGGACAAGGGCTGGCTTGGGTCTCAGAATGCGCTAACCTTCACGGTTTTTGCCAGCCGATTAATGCCATTCATTTCCTTCGACATTGTCAGCTACGCAGCCGGGTTCAGTCGTCTGCATTTCTGGCGCTTTGCATTGGCGACTCTCGCCGGGATCATTCCGGCCAGTTTTGTTCTGGCCCATTTCGGAGAAGAAGCCGTCAGTGGAGAGCCGGGGCACGCCGTCTGGGCCGCCATCGGCTTGGGTGCGCTGACGCTGACGCCTCTTGTCATCGTTGCGGTAAGGGACCGGCGCAGGAAACAGCTGCGCGATGACTGAATGCGTGATTATCGACCGCGTACTGCTCCGGAAGCCCGGTTTCCGACATTTCTCGGACAACTTGGGGATTGAGCAGTTGGTCGCGACGAAGGGCACGCCGGAACCCCGCGAAAGGACAGTTAAGATGGCGTCACAATACGAGGCGAACAGCATTACAATATCCGGAGCGATCGCGACGGGCACCGGCGTGATGATCGGCTCTGGGATATTTGCCCTGACAGGGTAAATCGCAGAGCATGCGCTACATTTTCGGAAATTGGAGGCTGATGATGGGACAAAGGCTCTCGGCACCGATGATCCTTTTGGGGGTTCGTCTTCTCGGGCTCTCCAGTCAACCAACAGCGGTTCCCGCATGAGAAAGGGCTGGGTTTATAAAACAAAAAAACTGGGCAGAGGAGCATAAAAGGGTCCGATTTGATTTCATCGCTCCTGCGGAGCGCCCAAGCGTGACCGCACTTGCCGTCGGTGTAACAGTGGATTGAACGGAGGCCGACGAGCACTGCGTCCCAATCGATATCTCTGCTAAATTGCGCGCTTGCATAGTAGGCGTGTCTGACGTCAGCACCGCTTTGAACAGACGAGCCAGAAAAGGTTCGCTTTGCGCGTCATACCCGGCTGTAGGTCAGCTTGAATATTGACCCAGATCAAAGTGAACCATAGCGCGGGCAGCTATAAACGAGGCATCGCACGTCAAAAGTAGGAACTATGTTCAGGTCAGTGCAGAAGAATTGGGGCGTATGGATGCGTGCGGTGACAGTCACCGCCGCTGTCATGGTTATTGTTCTCTCTGCTTTAGCAATTTCACCGGAAATTGACCATCACGACCCTTCGACGCAACCTGATATCGCTTTGGTCGTGGGCACCGATGCGGTCAATGCCGTCTTCGTGCAGTCCGTGCCGGACACAGCTTGTCACGGTGGACTTAGCTGCGTTCTTGCGATTATGCCCAGTGACGGCTTGGCTTTGACGCGTCGCGAAAGTGCGCAAGACTTCCCCCGTTTGATGCGCGTTAAACCGTCTCGCGCAGGGTACCTCCCCTTTCAGCCACCTCGAAATCTTTCACAGGTTTAACGCCCAGCATCGGATTCCGGTGCTGCACGACACTATGTGAAAGGAGCGAAACATGTTCGCTGAACCAAAACTCCTAATGACGGAGGTCTCGCGCCGTGGCGCCGAGGCAAAGCTTATCGAATGCCGTAAGAAGTTTCTGGGGTATCTTCGCAAACGTCTGAACTCTCCGCAGGACGCCGAGGACGTTTTTCATGACTTCTGCATCAAGGTGCTGCGCAGTCACGCATCTATCAAGACTGGCGAGCGACTGGATGCCTGGCTGGGCATCACCCTGCGGCACACCCTGACCGATCACTATCGGCGCCAAGGGAGCCGTAATCGTGGAGCAGAGGCTTACGCAATCGAGGCCCACATCATGGAATCAAGGGCAGAAGAGTCCGATGCGCCCTCCTGCAGTTGCATAGCTGCAGCCATGCATGAATTGCCGCCTGCACAAGCCGAATTGCTGACACGTCTGGACTTGCAAGATGAGCCGCGCAAGCAGGTCGCGGCTGACCTGGGGGTCAGCCTGAACGCATTGGGCGTACGCATTCATCGCTCACGAGCCGATTTGAAGAAGCGGATCGCGGAGATCTGCCCGGTTTGCGGCGAGGGCGGCTTCATGGAGTGTGACTGTGATCATTCCCGCGACGTCCAGCCCCTGTCGGTCCCAACCCCATCACGGGCTGAAATGCTGCGCAGTTTATGAGTGTTGCACAGCGTTTCGCGAAAAACCTGAGATATGATATTTTGCGAAACTTTTTAAAAGTAAGGAAAGGTCACGGTGTGCGTCTTTTATTCAACAACACCTTTTTCGGGAGGCGCAAATGACCGGACCGCTATGGAACCATCGCGAACCTGAACTGCACGACCTGCTGTTGAGGTTTCGTGGGGTCCGCCGGACGGGGCGATATCGCTTCAGAAGTACCGTTTCGCCGAGTAGAAAACCTAATCCGCGAACGCTCTGTTGTAACGGTGCATTGGGAACAGGCTTGTGAAATTGCCCGGCAATTCAGATCCAACCCGCGATGATGAGCTTGAAGCGCTGATAAGCGACTGTTTTGACTTGCTTTTGTCTACGGTTCCACCGGAACAGGCGAACATTGTTCGCGCCGTGGATCTAGAGGGGGCGATGCCCAAGGCTGTTGCTGACATTCAGGGGATCAGCCTGAACGAGGTGACCAAGCATCTTGCACTCGGACGTCGGAGCCTGAAAGACCGATTTGGGGAGATGCAGATGATCTGCCCACAGCACGGCCTGGCGGGCTGCGCCTGTCATTTAAAGGGCGATGCAAAAACCTGAGTTCTCGACGCGTGTAATGCCGGGCCACCCCGCGCGTCTATATCCAACAGAAACCAATTCCAAATGGAGGATATGAACATGGGCTCGACGGCGAACACGACAACCAAGACAGAAGACCAGAAGCAAAGCGGCTGTTGCTGCGGGTCGACATCTGACGCCCCGAAAAGCACCACGACTGAGAATCGCAAAACTGTTCCAGCAGTTGAGCCAGGCTCTGCAGTCAAAGATATCCCCAGCGATCAATCTGGCGGGTGTTGCGGCGGCCGTTGATCCGCCGAAACCCCGTCACTCGCTCAGGTTGATGAAATTCACGGAGGCCCAACATGACATCCATTCTGCTCTTTATTGCGACCGGTCTGTCTCTCTTGCTTACAGGGTGCGGAATCTGGCGGCGCAATGAAATGATAGTTTTGGCGAGCGTCAAATGCTCCGCCGAGAAAGCCAAAAGAAGCTCGAAGGAACAATTCTGATGCACAAGACATTAGCCACCGCAATCGCGGCATTGATGATGACAACTACAATGGCGGTCGCTCAATCCATCGTATTTGTGCCGGAGGGCAGCGCTAACACGGTCCTTATGGTCAACGCTGAAACTGGCGAAGCGATGAAGAGGATTACCGGGCTTGAGGCGGTGCATGGTCTGTCGGGAGCGCCCGGCGTGCCCTATCTTGTCGCGGGCAGCTATGCCGAAACCGATCGCGAGGCGATTGTCGAATTGACCCAGCCCGAAGATGTGTCTGACGACGAACATGCTGCGCACCACGCCAAGCCCGCAGACAAGCCGATCGGCCCGGCTGATGCGGGTATCAGCATTCTGAGTATCTTGGATGCAGCGTCGGGCGAAATCCTTCGCCGGATCGAAGTTCCGGGGGCTGTCCACCATACCGCAGTGTCGCCCGATGGCCGATTTGCTGTGGCGACCCATCCTTCGGGCGACGGGATTTCCGTCATCGACCTTACGACTTTCAAGCTGATAGCTTTCGTACCGACGGGCAGTATTCCTAACTACGCAGCCTTCGGGCCAGACCCGAGCCTTGTTTATGTTTCAAACGCTGGCAACGGAACGATCAGCGAAGTCGATCTTGAACGCGGAATCGTCCGGCGCAACATGGTGACCGGCTCTGGACCCGAACACATCGTCGTCGATGCGGATAAAGCCGTGCTTTACGCCGCCGACGCAGATGCGGGTAAAGTGCTGGAACTATCCCTGAATGACGGCTCCGTCACACGCAGCTTTGACATTGGCGGCGAGTTGCACGGGCTGGATCTGTCGGATGATCGCACGACCTTGTTTGTCGCAGGTCGTGGCGAAGACAAGATTGCGACGGTTGCGCTCTCAACCGGGGCCATCGCGTTCGCGCCCCTGTCCCCGGAGCCATATCATCTCATCAATGTCCCAGGGACGGGCACACTCTATGTCTCATCTCGAGTCGAACCAAAGGTCTGGATTGTCGATGAGGCGACACTGAGTGCCGTGGGCGAATTCCCGGTCGAAGGTGAAGCGCACCAAATGACAGTAATCAGCCGCGATATAGATGGATAAACCCATGAATGAATCGTTTAACCATGCTGGAGCATGGGGCCTCACACTGATCGTTGCCGTCTTGGTGTCTTGGTTTTTCTATCGCTATTTCGCGCCAAAGAACTGGCGAGAATGGGTCGGCGCTGGGGTGGTTCAGGCTTTTATCATCGCGCTTTATGCAGAAATGTACGGGTTTCCGCTCACCGTCTATCTGCTGGTGCGGTTTTTCGGTCTGGACAGCGAGTATATGAGCGCCAGCCTATGGTCTTCCTTGGTAGGGCTCGGCGAAACCGGCATGATGATCTCAATGTTGCTTGGCTATGCGCTCGCCTTCATGGGTATAGGACTTTTTGCTCAGGGCTGGCGTCAAGTTCACAAGGCGCGAGGCGACGACCGTCTGGTGACAGACGGCTTGTATGCGTATGTGCGACATCCTCAGTACACAGGGCTATTTATTGCTCTGTTTGGAGAAGGCGTGGTCCATTGGCCTACGTTTTTCTCGGTCGGCCTTTTTCCAGTGATCGTGCTTGTTTACACATGGCTGGCTCGGCGTGAGGAACAGCAGGTCCTCAAACAGTTCGGCGAGGCGTACCGCGCCTATCAGCAGCGAGTGCCAATGTTCATCCCTCGTTGGGGTCGTTGGCGTCAACTCGCCGCGGCGTCACGAGATAGGAGTGATGATGAGGCAGCGTGAAGCACCATGCCGATCATTGCCAACTCGGATGATGCCTTCCTCACAACTCGGCCGTCTAGAGGTTTGCGCGACGCAGAATCAGGCGTCGATCAAGCGTCACCGCCGGCGCTTGTGATGCGGGGTGATGAGTCCACAGCCGCCACACTTGGCACCCAGGGAAGGACGACACAATGAAAACGAGCGTAATCAAAGTGGGCGACATGTTGTCGGTATGGAGCCTCGACGAAGTGGAAAGTCGGATTGGCGAGGTGCCCGGCGTTGAAAGCGTTACGGTGAACTTCGCAGCGGAAAACGCCACGGTCCGCTATGACGAAACCCGCGTTGCGGTTGCCGAAATCAAATCGACTGTGCGCGAGCTTGGCCTGCAATCCGCCAAACCCGCTGAGGATGTGGCCGTTGCCGAAGATGCGCCCACCGAAAATCGTCAAGGCCACATAGACGAGCGCAAACAGGATGTAGCAGTCCAATCCGTCGAGCCGAAGTCAAAAGCCGATGTCTCTACCGTCACGCGCGACGCACATGCAGGGCATGACCAACACGACGACTCGGCGTCGGATTCATCGAAGCATTCAGCTGACAAGCAAACCGACAAGCCGAAAAAACCATCCGGCCATGAGGGCCACGAAAGCCATGACAAGCACCAGGGCCACTCTCCCGCGATGTTCCGGGACCGCTTCTGGCTATCCCTGACTGTCACTGTTCCGGTAGTCATCTGGTCTGCCCACATCCAAGACTTGCTTGGCTACCAAGCCCCGGCATTCCCCGGATCGGGCTGGATGCCGGCTGTGCTCTCTACGGCTGTCTTTCTTTACGGCGGTCTGGTTTTCTTGCAAGGCGCGTGGCAGGAACTGAGAGACCGGCTGCCGGGGATGATGACCCTGATCTCGCTCGCCATCACGGTTGCCTTCGTGTTTTCATGGGTCGTTCAGCTTGGGTTAATTGACTCGAGTGCTTTGTGGTGGGAGTTGGCCACCCTGGTCACGATTATGCTGCTCGGCCACTGGATCGAGATGCGATCCATCAACCAAGCCCAAGGCGCTCTGAAAGAGCTGGCAAAGCTATTGCCTGACACCGCAACGCGGATCACCGATGCGGGCGAGGAAAAGGTTAACATCAGCGCCTTGCAGAACGGTGACCTGCTGTTGGTGCGCCCGGGTGAGAGCGTTCCCGCGGATGGCGTGGTGCGCAAAGGGACAAGCGATATTGACGAGGCGATGATCACTGGTGAATCGAGGCCTGTGAAAAAAGGGGAAGGCGACGAAGTGATCGCCGCTACGATCAACGGCGAGGGGTCCCTGCGCATCGAGGTCACCGGTACGGGCGACAAGACCAAGTTGTCCGGCATCATGCGATTGGTCGCCGATGCGCAGACGTCCAAATCCAGATCACAGCATCTGGCCGACCGCGCAGCCCGGCTTCTGACCGTTGTAGCGATCGTCGCTGCCGTCGTAACTTTCGCCGCGTGGCAACTGGCAGGGGCGGAGATAGACTTTTCTGTGGTGCGGATGGTGACGGTTCTGGTGATCGCCTGCCCGCACGCTCTAGGGTTGGCGGTGCCGCTGGTGGTGGCCATCTCTACGACGCTGGGGGCCCGCAACGGCCTTCTGGTACGGGATCGTCGCGGGCTCGAGGAGGCCCGCAATCTTGATACTGTGGTATTCGACAAGACCGGAACATTGACGCTGGGCGAGTTTCGGATCGTCGCCATGTCCGTCGCGGAAGGCCTGCCGGAGGATGAGGCCCTTCGCATCGCGTCCGGTATTGAAGCCGAGTCCCAGCATCCGATCGCCCGAGGGATCGTGAAGACCGCGGAGGACAAAGGCATCGCGGTCCCGTCAACCGATGGTTTCCGCGCGATCACCGGCAAGGGCGTTGCCGCCACGATCGACGGCGTAGAGTACCATATGGGCGGTCCGGCGCTACTTAAGGCGGAAAAGGTCACTGTTCCACCGGCGCTTCAGGCAGCATCCGATGCGGCGGCAAGCCATGGCCAGGCGGCGATCTATCTCGTCCAGAATGGCAAGGCCCTGGCCGTTTACGCAGTAGCGGACGCGATCCGCAATGAGAGTCGCGAAGCCATCGAGGCTCTGCATGAACGGGGCATTGAGGTCGCCATGCTGACGGGCGACGCACAGGCGGTGGCCGATGCGGTCGCGAAAGAACTTGGCATCGACACCGTGTTCGCGGAAGTGCTGCCCGACGACAAGGCGTCCAAAATTCGTGAGTTACAGGCGCAGGGCAAGAAGGTGGCAATGATCGGAGATGGAGTTAATGACGCACCCGCCCTTGCCACCGCCGATATTGGGATTGCGATCGGCGCTGGGGCTGACGTAGCCGTCGAGGCTGGGCATATCGTGCTGGTGCGATCGGACCCCCGCGACATCCCCCGTATTATCACACTGAGCCGGGTTACATACCGCAAGATGAAGCAGAACCTATGGCTGGCAGCCGGCTACAACATCTTTGCCATTCCGCTTGCCGCCGGTGTACTTGCGCCATGGGGTATCTTGCTCACACCCGCCGTGGGCGCGATACTGATGTCGGCAAGCACGGTCGTGGTGGCGATCAACGCGCAACTGTTGAAGCGGGTCAAATTATGAACGCTTTGGCGGGCAACGTACCCGCAATCCGCACGCGGATTTGCGAAGGCTTGGGCTTTTCTAGCGTACAACTTGAAAAGAACCGGCACACAGCCGGCGCACCACTCATTTTCGCCGATCCGGGCGTGTCCGGTATAACCAATCGAAAAGACTAAGATCGAGGCAGATGCATGACCCATTCACACGATGACGATACGTTAAAAAAGGGCTCGATCAGTCTGGGTGGCGCCGTCGGTATGGGCACAGGCGTGATGATCGGTGCGGGCATTTTTGCACTGACCGGTCAGATCGCGCAGCTGGCTGGCCCCTATTTCGCTCTGTCATTCGTGCTTGGTGCCATCATCACGTCCTTTAGCGCCTACAGCTACATCAAGATGTCGAATACTTGGCCCTCATCCGGCGGCATCGCGATGATCCTGCAAAAGGCTTATGGACCAGGTGCCATTGCCGCCGCCGCCGCGCTCTTGATGACATTATCAATGGTGATATCGGAAAGCCTAGTGGCGCGGACCTTTGCCACCTATGTATTGCGTCCCTTCGACATTTCGGGCGGCCCACTTGTACCGGTGTTGGCGGTTGGGGTTATCTTATTCGCATTTCTCGTGAATATCTCGGGAAACCGATCAGTGGGCCTTCTCTCTATTATTATGGCTATTGTTAAGATCGGCGGCATCGCTCTGT
It encodes:
- a CDS encoding heavy metal translocating P-type ATPase, coding for MKTSVIKVGDMLSVWSLDEVESRIGEVPGVESVTVNFAAENATVRYDETRVAVAEIKSTVRELGLQSAKPAEDVAVAEDAPTENRQGHIDERKQDVAVQSVEPKSKADVSTVTRDAHAGHDQHDDSASDSSKHSADKQTDKPKKPSGHEGHESHDKHQGHSPAMFRDRFWLSLTVTVPVVIWSAHIQDLLGYQAPAFPGSGWMPAVLSTAVFLYGGLVFLQGAWQELRDRLPGMMTLISLAITVAFVFSWVVQLGLIDSSALWWELATLVTIMLLGHWIEMRSINQAQGALKELAKLLPDTATRITDAGEEKVNISALQNGDLLLVRPGESVPADGVVRKGTSDIDEAMITGESRPVKKGEGDEVIAATINGEGSLRIEVTGTGDKTKLSGIMRLVADAQTSKSRSQHLADRAARLLTVVAIVAAVVTFAAWQLAGAEIDFSVVRMVTVLVIACPHALGLAVPLVVAISTTLGARNGLLVRDRRGLEEARNLDTVVFDKTGTLTLGEFRIVAMSVAEGLPEDEALRIASGIEAESQHPIARGIVKTAEDKGIAVPSTDGFRAITGKGVAATIDGVEYHMGGPALLKAEKVTVPPALQAASDAAASHGQAAIYLVQNGKALAVYAVADAIRNESREAIEALHERGIEVAMLTGDAQAVADAVAKELGIDTVFAEVLPDDKASKIRELQAQGKKVAMIGDGVNDAPALATADIGIAIGAGADVAVEAGHIVLVRSDPRDIPRIITLSRVTYRKMKQNLWLAAGYNIFAIPLAAGVLAPWGILLTPAVGAILMSASTVVVAINAQLLKRVKL